The following nucleotide sequence is from Coffea eugenioides isolate CCC68of chromosome 10, Ceug_1.0, whole genome shotgun sequence.
gtgtttataatgcaagtaaaatattatttgaagaAATCTGCTATCCAAACACTTAAAAGTGAAGGTAGCGCTTTTAATAACACAATAgctcctttaaaaaaaaaattgctactAAAATCAAAAGTTTAATTCCAAATATCTTCAACATTTTTTAGTGCCACTTGCATAGAAAAAATTAAGTTAAATCAAGCCGAATTTATTTGTTTCTTATTTTACATACAGTCGATCAATTTTGATTTAGTACGCGCTAAGAATAAGATAATCATGCAATTAGTAGGAGATGTACCATAATAATCACCTTAAACTAGTTAATTAATTGATAAATAATCTGTAAGAACCAATGTAACTGTCTAATGCCATACCTGAAGTTGGAATGGGAATGAAAACAAGACTAAATAGGTGGCATacaatgaaacaaaaaaaaaaaagagaaaagggcaaaaaggtaaacaaataatccaaaaaagggaaaagggcAAAAAGGTAGACAAATAACCGCTAGAACAGGGAGAGGAGAGGGGGACAAAAAAAGAACAAACtatgtgtgtttggatagtagattatttgagataatttttttaaaaatatattataatacttttttaaaatgatatatatgagataaaaaaataattaaaaaatatgttgatgatgcaaataaataaaaatttgtaaataaacaagaaaatcttaGAGAAGCCGTTGAGAACCCTTCAGGGGCAAATAGGGAAAGTTTGTGATGTAAGATTACACACTAATTGGCCACTGCCGAGGCTCTTCCGCATTGCTGCAGGTTGTGTGattcccaaaaaataaaataaaataaaagaagttTTTTTTATTGATATAAATCACAAGTATTGTATCTTTGTTCtaatttgttattaattttgttcaaaaaaaGATTGGCTCTTTGTTGTCGTTTTTATTTTCATAGATTTTAAGCCGCGCCCTTGacaaatttcttgaaaattctttctcaaaaaaaaaattttttttttttgcaatgtaataaaaggaaaaagaccCTCCCCAGCCTCTCCCCTCCCactctgaaaaaaaaaaaaaaatagaaaagaaaaaagacatgAAAGTGGTTGTTGTTATTGCTGCTGTCCTAGCAGTTACTCTAGCACACAAGCCaaccttctttttcttttgatataCACCCACAGGCTACTTCTTCTATTCCCGCAACTACCCTTTTTTTatactttctttcctttctttccattTCTATTTGTTGTACATTTGTTTCTGTCCGAAGCCTGAATCCCCAACAGCTGTTTGTTTTTTAACAGTACATCTTTTGTTTGGCTTGTGTTCTTCAACTGGTTCTTTTCTAGTTGCTGCATCACTCTCTAGTCCTAAACTCTCTCTCCAGCTCTGTGAAAAAACAACAAATATTAGCCCAACCGTTTTCAAGTAAAACCCAATCTTTTTGTTTACCACCATTTTacttctttcttatttttttttgactgTGCTTCTCCAATGGAAACTGCTGCTCCTGCTAACCATTCTGGGGAAGATAAGGATTGCTGTGTGAAAGTCGCAGTCCATATTAGGCCACTTATAGGAGATGAAAGGCTCCAGGGTTGCAAAGATTGTGTAACAGTGGTCCCTGGAAAGCCTCAGGTACAGTCACACACAGTAATGCGGTTGCTGCTTTCTGAGTACTCTGGACTGAACTGTAATTGGAAACTTTGGTTGATGATTGGAATGCACCCTGAGATCAGCTTTTATTTTCTCTCAATGTTTGGTTTTCTTGGGGGCTTGTGGATCTTAATGTGATTCTCAAGTTTTccagaacttttttttttttaagcttcTTTTGCTTGTGGGGAAATCATGTTGTTGCATGTTGCAGTCTGTGCTGTTTTGTGcgaaaaaatttctttttttcccctattAATTGTAGAGGGTGGTCATAAAGTTCCCTTCTTTACATTGCGTATTTGATTCTTTTAGCTTACTTCTTCTTTTCATGGATGATAAGTTTATTCTGTATTCTACGGAGTAACAGAATTATTATCTTGGGAAAATTTTTGAGCTAGCGGTAAGGTCAATGGGCTGTcttcttttctaaatttgattgtGCATTTAGTAGAATGGAGTGCTGATTTCAGTTTCAATGTACTCTAGattgaagaaatgaaattcAGAGAACTCTGTCTAGTTTTTAACCTTCTAGTGTTGCCTCCACTCAATGAATTTGAGGTTCAATGGATTAATCTAGATCTACTATTGTGTTATTTCTTATAAATTTTATAACTTTTACCCCCTGAATTTATCTCAATTTAGCAAAACCCAGGTCCAACTAGAGTCATGCATGCTTAGCATTTATCTTATTTATTCATATTCTTGTTAAgataaaatgtaattttttgtGTTCCATCCACCACTGAGATGTTAATTATGCTTCTTGTCTATGGTGTTGTCATCATACGTCTACCttattcaataaaaaaaaaggagtgcACCTTAttcaactttttcccttttttaagCTGGCAGACTACTTTCTGCTATTGGTGCCTGGTGCTCGTTCTGGCACAATAATTCTTCATTATTATGTCTATGCCATgttgaaaaaaatcaaaacctACTTAATTGTCTGCATTTATGCTAATCTCTGAATCCGTAATGCTAGATCATCTCCCTATCTTTTGGGACTTATCTCGGAAACATTCAAGTGATGAAGACACGTCCCTTCATCAATAGGATATGTAGTCAAAACATTCGTTTGCTGCAAGTACTTTACTAATTGgggaaatatttttcaaaactaGGCAAAAAATTTGTAAGCTGAGGTTTCTAAGCAGTCAAATTCTTCACAGCAGACACAAGAATTTAGTTATTTATTAGCTTAAAAGCTTTGTTCTCCAAATTCTGCATAAGACAGGATAAGGAGTTCATTGTTTTGCAAATCGCATGTTCACGACCATAAGCAAAAGTTGACGACATTTAGGACATTATAATGCACCCGTTATCTGCAAgtgatattttctttttcatttgctAGAACTCTGACTCGGTGTTTGTGAGCTCTTCTTGCGTCTTTTTTTGGATTTCCTTCAACCTCTTATTTTAGATACCATATACCtcaaacctctctctctcttttatcgTAAACTTTATTACATATATTGATGTAAACTTAATATTTAActgtctctttctttctccttcttttGTCTTAGTGTGAAACTCTTTGCTATTGCATATGCATTGCAATTATACACCTTTTAAAATCAGAGAAGCACTATACCAATATATTTGAGTTTGCACTTCAATTCCTCCTTTTTTCAAGTGTCCACTGCTAATTTTGATTCTGATACAGGTACAAATTGGTACACACTCGTTTACTTTTGATCAAGTTTATGGAAGCACAGGATCTCCATCATCTGCCATGTTTGAAGAGTGTGTTGCTCCTCTTGTCGATGGCCTATTTCAAGGATATAATGCCACAGTTCTAGCCTATGGTCAGGTAATGCTTTTGCCATCCTGAAGGAACTGTACTTCCTACATATGGACTGCAGCCGTATACTTCGTTGCAAAGAGTGTGCAATGTGATCATGGTTGTATCATTAATTGCAGACAGGTTCAGGTAAAACGTATACAATGGGTACCAGCTTCAAAGATGGTTGCCAAACAGGACTAATTCCCCAAGCGATGAACGCTTTGTTCAGCAAGATTGAAACTCTGAAGCATCAAACAGAATTTCAATTACATGTCTCATTCATTGAGGTTTGGcctcattttcctttctttcacATGCATATAACGGTTCACTAGATGTATGTCGTTCCTTATCTCCTATAGCAACCATCTAACATTTGAATCTTCTTGTGAAGATACATAAAGAAGAAGTAAGGGACTTGCTGGATCCAAGTTCCGCTAACAAGTCGGAGACAACAAATGGGCACGTTGGGAAACTAACAATCCCTGGAAAATCACCAATACAAATTCGTGAAACATCAAATGGTGTTATTACATTAGCAGGATCCACTGAATGTAGCATCCAAACACTGAAAGAAATGGCTGATTGCCTGGAGCAAGGATCACTAAGCAGGGCAACTGGAAGTACAAATATGAACAATCAGTCAAGGTTTAACCAGACTTGCTTAAAATTTCTTTCGCTTGTAAAAAAGCTGAAATAATCTAAGTTTCTTTACTGCCAACATACCGGACATAGGCCTTCATAATCAATTTGCTTGTGAAATCCTGGACAACTATAGGCCATTCATTGACATTGGAGAAAAGATTAAATTTTCAagttaaatttttttgtttaagcAATTTTTGTTGCTTGAGTTTCACATTTCAACCTTTAACCTCATATATTAGACATTCTCCCTATAATACTGGAAAGCTCATTAAGTGTCTGCCTGTAGTGTAGTAGATTAAGGCCACAAACAGGAGAAAGTTCAAAGTCAAAGGCAAAAGTTAAGTTCTTTGGAGGATGTCGCTAATGGTTTTCGTTCCTGGATCAACGATAATATGTTGATTTTCATCCGTACACCTCATATGGTGATTTGCCCTCCTGATATATTGGATTAAGTTGTTGTATGTAAATATGTAGGTGCAATGTCTATATTctttttgttcataatgtgttTTCTCACATTATGCTTCAATTGATTATGCAACTGGTTATGAATGTAATTTGGAAAGTTGGCTGGGAAAATGGTCATTGAGATTTTTTGTGTAATAGATTTGATGCAGAAGTAGATGATTCAATACTCAATTATGATGGTTGCTCTGTCTCTTTCAGCCGCTCTCATGCCATTTTCACCATCACAATGGAACAGATGCATAAGCTTAACCCAATGACTCTGAGTAATGGAAATGCAAATGAGTATACAAATGAAGAATATCTTTGTGCCAAATTGCATTTGGTTGATCTTGCTGGATCAGAGCGTGCCAAAAGGACAGGTTCTGATGGTCTTCGTTTTAAGGAAGGTAAGTAAAACTCCCTTTTTAATTACTGTCTTAAGCACGTTTTTGGGTCAACataaaaatttatatgaaaTTGTTCTACCTACAGGAGTTCACATCAACAAGGGCCTTCTAGCCCTTGGTAATGTTATTAGTGCACTTGGGGATGAGAAAAAGCGGAAAGAAGGTGTTCATGTTCCATATCGGGACAGTAAACTTACTCGGTTATTGCAGGTCTGGCATGCTGTTATTAATTATGGGCATCATATAGCTTGCATTTGTTTATTTGCTTGGAATTTGATAATAAGAAACTCACAAAGGGTATCATTAGATTGGCTTTCAATGCCTACCCTATGAAGGCTTTGTACATTGAACATGTTGAAATGTGCTTGAACTGTATATTTTAGCCACCCGAAAGACTGTTAATTGCACAAGGTGTTGATTTTCTCATTGGAAAGACATAGTAGTACTAATCTTTAGTGTCAGAGACATCTCTTGTAGTTGGCAGAAGTATAGAACTTCCTACTTTTCATTATTATGATATGAGAGTTAAGTTATGGCACCTTTCACACATCTATCTCTAACTGTACCCATAATTCTCTTCCGTAATTTACTTTTGTTATCCTATGTTTGAATCATTTTAAggaattaataaataaaaaaactgAGCGCACATGGCTCCTTCGAAAGATTTGGCTTCAAATCCTAGAACTTTCCCAGTGTTAATATCATGTGCAGTGAATTCCATGCCAAACAAATTCGTTTGTTTGTATACCACTTGTACAGTTAAAAATCAACACATACTAAAGAGGAACCAGGAATAAGAAAGCAACAAACTGAGGCTATCCAACTTAACACGTATCAGATGTACGTTTAACTTGTGCTTAACAGGCTAAGTGGGTATCTAACTTAACATGTATCAGATGTACGTTTACCTTGTGCTTAACAGGCTAAGAGGAGTTCAAATAGTCAACTCAGGTAGTCGTAGACAACCAACTTAAGGCTTAAAGGATTTTACTTTGTTTTTGGTGTGCCAATCTTCAAAAGAAATGCTCTTACATTCTATAGTTTGTTTGTTTCTCCCTCCACGTGTATTCATTGTCTAAGTTTTGGTTATTGGCAGGATTCACTTGGTGGTAATAGCAGAACCTTCATGATAGGTACTTATGCTTTCTTCGCTGTTTCCTACTCCAGATATGCTTCTGTTGCAACtaatgaaatttttttcttgctttgtgCTTATACTTTCTGAATGGACTTGCCCAGCCTGCATTAGTCCTGCTGACATAAATGCTGAGGAAACTCTGAACACTTTAAAATATGCAAATCGTGCTCGGAATATCCAAAATAAGCCGGTGGTAggttttagaaaaatttctattttcttgTGGTATTGACATTATCTTTCTGGAGATTACTTCTCTCTTGGTGTTGTATATGAATAGGTTTTGGTTTTCTGTTAAACAGATCAATAGAGATCCCATAACAAATGAGATGTTGAAGATGCGGCAACAGCTAGAGCTTTTGCAGGCAGAACTTTGTGCCCGCGGAGGCGGATGTTCTCCTGATGAAATACAGGTTCTTAAAATTGTGTTTCATGATAAAGTAGTTAGTTTGGCTGCTATTATTCCTAACAGTTGAGACCCTTGAGATTCTGTTCAATTTCTGGAGAAAAGGTCTTGATAAGAAGTAATTTTTGTAGGTTCTGAGGGAAAGGGTTGCTTGGCTTGAAGCAAATAATGAGGAACTCTGTCGTGAACTCCATGAATATCGCAGTAGATGCCCTGTGACCGAGCAGTGTGAAACAAATGCTAAGGTATACAATCGAGATCACATGCTTTTATTATTGTTTTGCTTTCTCTTATCAGAAGAAATGCTTTCCTTTTTGGTGAATAAAAACTCCTTTCTTAGTTTTGCTTATAAATTGGAAAACTTATTTTCCAGTTGGCTAGCTCCTTCTCTCTGAAAAGCGAAGGGCTTAAAAGGGGCTTGCAGAGTATGGAGTCATCTGACTATCAAATGAGTGAAAGTGGTATGATCTCTCCCATATTCTGAAGTTGTTTGAGACTTTTTCTCCATTTCTCTTGGCCTATGTATGAGCTTTAAGTAGAAACTGATCGTTCTCTTGGGTGAGTTAGTGTTCTTCACTTTTTTCTATCCAGACCAACAATCTAATTTGTTTTGGGGTCGTTTTGACACCTGGCAGGTGATTCTGGAGACATTGATGAAGAAGCAGCCAAGGAGTGGGAGCATACCCTTCTTCAAGATTCCATGGACAAAGAGTTGAATGAGCTAAATAAACGTCTGGAGCAAAAGGAGGTACCCCTTTGCAATTAATTCCATGTTGACTGATATGTTGGCAAGAGGCAATATGAGTATCTCTACAATTCTCTACGTGCTTTATGCATTTTTGTTGGGTATATTTCAACCGTCAGTATTGATACTTTtagattctttttcttttgatcttGTACTGCATTCTCCTAGTTTGCTTTTTGCCCATTCTTCCTTGATCTGGCAAGTCTTTGTAAAATAACTCCAACAAGAAGAACAAAGAAGGCTTAACCGGTCCTCCCAGAAGGGATACATAGTGTTATCCTGCCTCTATTAGTTTGGGTGATGGCTGTTATACAGTAGTTTTCTCACTTTTTAGCCCGTCTAACTATGTGGTGTAATAACTATGTGGTGTTTTAAAGAGCCATCTACAGGAAATTGTGAAGTTATTGAATTGCTGCTTTTGTCATGTTGAGagtattttgcaatttcatGGTAAAAACGAACATCTGTAAACTCTTATATATTGCTTGGTGTTTTGCTTTTCCATTAGACATCAAACCGATCCCTTTATGTCGATATGTGGTGGTGTTTTTCCATTATGTTGTTTTCTCTCATGAGTAATATTTGAGTATTCAAGTAGAGGTGATCTTATAATAACTCTCTGTTTTacattttggattgtaaattatttgagatatttttactgtaacactttttgtgatgtgatgtatgtgagataaaaaggtaattgggaagataaaaaggtgtattggaaattgtaatgatgatgtaagcaaatatatttgggcaAATAATTTCCTAACCAAACACACTCATTATGTTTAATCTGAACTAGTGCATGTCATGATGACTCGTCTTATGGTACCTTTTAATGGCTTTTGCAGTCTGAGATGAAACTTTTTGGAGGATTAGATGCAGTGGCACTTAAACAACACTTTGGTAAAAAGATTATTGAACTTGAGGAAGAGAAAAGGACTGTTCAGGTGAAAAATACTACTGAATGACTTCAACTGTGCATGATATTCTAAACCCACAAAATTGATTATTTGCTTTTTCTTTCGGTGTAGCAAGAAAGAGACCGATTGTTGGCAGAAGTTGAAAACCTTGCTGCTAACTCCGATGGACAAGCTCAAAAATTGCAAGACATGCATTCCCAGAAGCTAAAATCCCTTGAAGCACAGGTCATATCTTGATGAGTGTTTCTTTCATACTGagaatctattttttttttttgtcagtaTCTGACTTCCAAAATGCTTCAAATATGTGGCCAACAGATTCAAGATCTTAAGAAGAAACAAGAGAGCCAGGTTCAGCttctaaagcaaaaacaaaagagTGATGAGGCTGCAAAGCGGCTACAAGATGAAATACAATACATTAAGGCTCAGAAGGTAGAATTGCATGtattctttctcttcttcatctccctttttttttaaaaaattcttaAGAGCTAGACTGACCAAACAGTGTCTGAAACTATAGGTCCAATTACAACAAAGAATCAAACAAGAGTCCGAACAATTTCGACAGTGGAAGGCATCTCGTGAAAAGGAACTCTTGCAGGTATTACTCAAATTGGTGCTGCCTTAACATTTATGCTTTGAAGTCCTAATTTCTGATTCTGCTTCACTTGGCTTG
It contains:
- the LOC113750881 gene encoding kinesin-like protein KIN-4A isoform X1 translates to METAAPANHSGEDKDCCVKVAVHIRPLIGDERLQGCKDCVTVVPGKPQVQIGTHSFTFDQVYGSTGSPSSAMFEECVAPLVDGLFQGYNATVLAYGQTGSGKTYTMGTSFKDGCQTGLIPQAMNALFSKIETLKHQTEFQLHVSFIEIHKEEVRDLLDPSSANKSETTNGHVGKLTIPGKSPIQIRETSNGVITLAGSTECSIQTLKEMADCLEQGSLSRATGSTNMNNQSSRSHAIFTITMEQMHKLNPMTLSNGNANEYTNEEYLCAKLHLVDLAGSERAKRTGSDGLRFKEGVHINKGLLALGNVISALGDEKKRKEGVHVPYRDSKLTRLLQDSLGGNSRTFMIACISPADINAEETLNTLKYANRARNIQNKPVINRDPITNEMLKMRQQLELLQAELCARGGGCSPDEIQVLRERVAWLEANNEELCRELHEYRSRCPVTEQCETNAKLASSFSLKSEGLKRGLQSMESSDYQMSESGDSGDIDEEAAKEWEHTLLQDSMDKELNELNKRLEQKESEMKLFGGLDAVALKQHFGKKIIELEEEKRTVQQERDRLLAEVENLAANSDGQAQKLQDMHSQKLKSLEAQIQDLKKKQESQVQLLKQKQKSDEAAKRLQDEIQYIKAQKVQLQQRIKQESEQFRQWKASREKELLQLKKEGRRNEYERHKLQALNQRQKMVLQRKTEEAAMATKRLKELLEARKSSGRDNSVTSNGTGSNGQGNEKSLQRWLDHELEVMVNVHEVRYEYEKQCQVRAALAEELSVLRQADEFAAKGMSPPRVKNGLSRAASMSPNARIARIASLENMLSISSNSLVAMASQLSEAEERERAFTSRGRWNQLRSMGDARNLLQYMFNSLGDARCQLWDKEIEIKEMKEQLKELVVLLRQSEIRRKETEKELKVREQAVASGLATPPPVSFHILANSNKHLADEMSSPLSPIPVPAQKQLKYTAGIANASVRESAAFMDQTRKMMPIGQLSMKKLAVVGQGGKLWRWKRSHHQWLLQFKWKWQKPWKLSEWIRHSDETIMRARPRQQALPDIMCRNRR
- the LOC113750881 gene encoding kinesin-like protein KIN-4A isoform X2 — translated: METAAPANHSGEDKDCCVKVAVHIRPLIGDERLQGCKDCVTVVPGKPQVQIGTHSFTFDQVYGSTGSPSSAMFEECVAPLVDGLFQGYNATVLAYGQTGSGKTYTMGTSFKDGCQTGLIPQAMNALFSKIETLKHQTEFQLHVSFIEIHKEEVRDLLDPSSANKSETTNGHVGKLTIPGKSPIQIRETSNGVITLAGSTECSIQTLKEMADCLEQGSLSRATGSTNMNNQSSRSHAIFTITMEQMHKLNPMTLSNGNANEYTNEEYLCAKLHLVDLAGSERAKRTGSDGLRFKEGVHINKGLLALGNVISALGDEKKRKEGVHVPYRDSKLTRLLQDSLGGNSRTFMIACISPADINAEETLNTLKYANRARNIQNKPVINRDPITNEMLKMRQQLELLQAELCARGGGCSPDEIQVLRERVAWLEANNEELCRELHEYRSRCPVTEQCETNAKLASSFSLKSEGLKRGLQSMESSDYQMSESGDSGDIDEEAAKEWEHTLLQDSMDKELNELNKRLEQKESEMKLFGGLDAVALKQHFGKKIIELEEEKRTVQQERDRLLAEVENLAANSDGQAQKLQDMHSQKLKSLEAQIQDLKKKQESQVQLLKQKQKSDEAAKRLQDEIQYIKAQKVQLQQRIKQESEQFRQWKASREKELLQLKKEGRRNEYERHKLQALNQRQKMVLQRKTEEAAMATKRLKELLEARKSSGRDNSVTSNGTGSNGQGNEKSLQRWLDHELEVMVNVHEVRYEYEKQCQVRAALAEELSVLRQADEFAAKGMSPPRVKNGLSRAASMSPNARIARIASLENMLSISSNSLVAMASQLSEAEERERAFTSRGRWNQLRSMGDARNLLQYMFNSLGDARCQLWDKEIEIKEMKEQLKELVVLLRQSEIRRKETEKELKVREQAVASGLATPPPANSNKHLADEMSSPLSPIPVPAQKQLKYTAGIANASVRESAAFMDQTRKMMPIGQLSMKKLAVVGQGGKLWRWKRSHHQWLLQFKWKWQKPWKLSEWIRHSDETIMRARPRQQALPDIMCRNRR